The following are encoded together in the Culex pipiens pallens isolate TS chromosome 1, TS_CPP_V2, whole genome shotgun sequence genome:
- the LOC120424586 gene encoding uncharacterized protein LOC120424586: MDVLDGVPRCVLGYQVKTRTQIVLSFLVPVVFELLVYCVLMTADVIVVVEHFRNGNPSWAWFTLAFMWLPAVSCFASVLSSPSQWPETVGCDERTARFVAKHLLVLTLFPVAAFYRFNRRIFWSIEALFQEKGSYGRVQAVGKIRETSPYELYHFLQAFLHAAPQMSLQLYILLRDNTFRNYDTVTAQIVSVVFSFLTMASIITSYQRFESQKIVGKCYPWSSDQQVAARKREFLRSTSTAESLLASAKRNPLEGDPMVPNIMRNFYSKYGEGPSSPGSKIINVNPSNFDRQSSKQLTDPYANYTDDDKLEVADTVDSQSPTVSFKRDLVEHIDEIRQYVRQTDDLKLATIQADSSDEEYENPVELDKPPRSPAPPTPAANVLKRASVLRDIFVFDVECFIKSHVPRLPEGMFEHERKQDNENVDQTDGDALSLPSRRQMITGLEEDDLVGKAVSFTGWVMFLLMRMIALSVFYVFFPLYFWMLCVNHYFLMIACIIYEVRFHEKLERYYFYLFLAYIYLFSLLEFKIKFIHVRTWYVGYVTLVFIENIAMSVLWYNLGSFDSWWFDFLHYLTVASGVLSLLCLLFYYAFLRPKDKVLFVN, encoded by the exons ATGGACGTCCTCGACGGAGTTCCGCGGTGCGTCCTGGGCTACCAGGTCAAGACCCGCACCCAAATCGTGCTGAGTTTCCTAGTTCCGGTGGTGTTTGAACTTCTCGTGTACTGCGTACTGATGACGGCCGACGTGATCGTGGTGGTGGAACACTTCCGCAACGGGAACCCCAGCTGGGCCTGGTTTACGCTGGCGTTCATGTGGCTTCCGGCTGTGTCATGCTTTGCTTCGGTTCTGTCCTCGCCAAGCCAGTGGCCTGAAACGGTAGGATGTGACGAACGTACGGCGCGGTTTGTGGCGAAGCACTTGCTCGTGCTGACGCTGTTCCCGGTTGCGGCGTTCTATCG GTTCAATCGACGGATCTTCTGGAGTATTGAGGCGCTCTTCCAGGAGAAGGGATCGTACGGACGGGTACAAGCGGTTGGTAAAATCCGAGAGACTTCACCGTACGAGTTGTACCACTTTCTTCAAGCATTCCTGCACGCCGCTCCGCAGATGTCACTGCAGTTGTACATCCTCTTGCGGGATAATACGTTCCGTAACTACGACACGGTGACGGCTCAGATTGTGAGCGTAGTGTTCTCCTTCCTTACGATGGCATCAATCATAACTTCGTATCAACGATTCGAGAGCCAGAAGATTGTTGGAAAGTGCTACCCATGGAGTTCGGATCAGCAGGTAGCGGCTCGAAAGAGGGAGTTCCTCAGATCAACCAGTACAGCGGAAAGCTTGCTTGCGAGCGCCAAGCGCAATCCGCTTGAAGGAGATCCCATGGTCCCCAACATCATGCGAAACTTCTACTCCAAGTACGGTGAAGGTCCGTCCTCACCCGGCAGCAAGATCATCAACGTGAACCCTAGTAACTTCGACCGACAGTCGTCCAAACAGCTTACCGATCCGTACGCCAACTACACCGACGACGACAAGCTGGAAGTTGCCGACACGGTGGACTCGCAGTCCCCAACGGTCAGCTTCAAGCGAGATCTGGTCGAGCACATTGACGAGATCCGACAGTATGTCCGCCAAACTGATGACCTCAAGCTGGCTACCATACAAGCTGACAGCAGTGACGAAGAGTACGAGAATCCGGTAGAGCTCGATAAACCCCCGCGATCCCCAGCCCCTCCAACTCCAGCCGCCAACGTGCTCAAGCGAGCATCCGTTCTGCGCGACATCTTCGTCTTTGACGTCGAGTGCTTCATCAAAAGCCACGTGCCGCGACTTCCGGAGGGCATGTTCGAGCACGAACGCAAACAGGACAACGAAAACGTCGACCAAACCGACGGAGACGCTCTCTCGCTGCCGTCACGGAGACAAATGATCACCGGTCTGGAAGAGGACGACCTCGTCGGTAAAGCAGTCTCCTTCACCGGCTGGGTCATGTTCCTGCTGATGCGAATGATCGCCCTATCCGTGTTCTACGTGTTCTTCCCGCTCTACTTCTGGATGCTCTGCGTCAACCACTACTTCCTGATGATCGCCTGCATCATCTACGAAGTTCGGTTCCACGAGAAGCTGGAACGGTACTACTTCTACCTCTTCCTAGCCTACATCTATCTGTTCTCCCTCCTGGAGTTCAAAATTAAGTTCATCCACGTGCGCACCTGGTACGTCGGCTACGTCACCCTGGTATTCATCGAAAACATCGCCATGAGTGTGCTGTGGTACAACCTGGGCTCCTTCGATTCGTGGTGGTTCGACTTTCTGCACTATCTGACCGTCGCCAGCGGCGTGCTAAGCCTGCTGTGTTTGCTGTTCTACTATGCGTTCCTGCGGCCGAAAGATAAGGTGCTGTTCGTCAACTGA